Genomic segment of Anaeromyxobacter sp.:
GGTCACGGCATTGACACGCGGAGTTCGGCTGATAAAGTCCGCGGTCGCTTCGCAGGGGGCGCGAGGCTCGGGAGGAACGGGGCGGGTCGGGTCGGGCGACGGGCGTTCCCTCGGGGATTCCCCACGTTGTCAGACCAGCACGCTAGACGCCTCGGCCACTGACGCGGGCCGGCCGGGGGTTCATTCACCATCGACGGGTGTGCGCCGAGCGTGCACCCGAACGGGCTGTATTTGTCCGGGGCCAGTGGCCGCCGGGCGGAGGGACTCACCAGATGATGGAGCGTGACGTGCAGAGCCAGGCCCGCAAGACCGGCAAGACCGCCAAGAAGCCCTCCCGCCGCGGCCTCGCCGTCGGCCGGTACTTCACCACCCGCGGCGTCGATCCCGCCGAGGAGATGGTGTGGGAGACCCGCACCGCCTCCATCACCGGGGAGGGCGGCGCCATGATCTTCGAGCAGCGCGACGTCGAGGTCCCCAAGTCCTGGTCGATGCTGGCCACCAACGTGGTGGCCTCCAAGTACTTCCGCGGCGCCCTGGGCGCGCCCTCCCGGGAGCGCTCGGTGCGGCAGCTGGTCTCGCGCGTGGTCAAGACCATCGCCGGCTGGGGGCGCAAGGACGGCTACTTCGCCACCGAGGAGGACGCGGCGGCCTTCGAGGCCGAGCTCTCCCACCTGGTCTACCGGCAGAAGATGAGCTTCAACTCGCCGGTCTGGTTCAACGTGGGCGTCGAGGAGCACCCGCAGTGCTCGGCCTGCTTCATCAACTCGGTGGCCGACTCGATGGACTCGATCCTGAAGCTCGCCCACACCGAGGGCATGCTCTTCAAGTACGGCTCCGGCACCGGCTCCAACCTCTCCAAGATCCGCTCCTCGCGCGAGATGCTCTCGGGCGGCGGGGAGGCCTCGGGCCCGGTCTCCTTCATGCGCGGCTTCGACGCCTTCGCCGGGGTCATCAAGTCGGGCGGCAAGACCCGCCGCGCCGCCAAGATGGTGATGCTCGACGCCGACCACCCGGACATCGTCGAGTTCGTCACCTGCAAGGCCGAGGAGGAGAAGAAGGCCTGGGCGCTCATCGACGCGGGCTACGACGGCGGCTTCAACGTGCGCGGCGGGGCCTACGACTCGGTCTTCTTCCAGAACGCCAACCACTCCATCCGCGTCTCCGACACCTTCATGCGGGCGGTCCAGGAGGACCGCGAGTGGAGCCTGACGGCGCGGGTCGACGGCCGGTCGGTGGAGATGATCAAGGCCCGCGACCTGATGGCCAGGATCACCGAGTCGGCCTGGCTGTGCGGCGATCCGGGCATGCAGTTCGACACCACCATCAACGACTGGCACACCTGCTCGGGCACCGACCGCATCAACGGGTCCAACCCCTGCTCCGAGTACATGTTCCTGGACGACTCGGCCTGCAACCTGGCCTCGCTCAACCTGATGCACTTCCGGTCGATCGACGGCGGCTTCGACGTCGAGTCCTTCCGCAAGGCCGTGGACCTGACCATCCTGGCGCAGGAGATCATGGTCTCCAACGCCAAGTACCCGACCCCGGCCATCGGCAAGAACTCCGAGGACTACCGGCCCCTCGGGCTGGGCTACGCCAACCTGGGCGCCCTGCTCATGGCCAGCGGCCTGCCCTACGACTCCGACGGCGGGCGCGCCGCGGCCGGCGCCATCACCGCCCTCATGACCGGCCAGGCCTACGCCATGAGCGCGCGCATCGCCGCCCAGACCGGCCCGTTCGCCGGCTACGACAAGAACCGCGACCCGTTCCTGCGGGTCATCCGCAAGCACCAGGCCCACGTCGACCGCATCGACCAGCGCCTGGTGGAGCCCTCGCTGCTGTCCGCCGCCAAGGTCTCCTGGGCCGAGGCGCTCAAGCTGGGGCTGGCCCACGGCTACCGCAACGCCCAGGTCTCGGTGCTGGCCCCCACCGGCACCATCGGCTTCATGATGGACTGCGACACCACCGGCATCGAGCCGGACATCGCGCTGGTCAAGTACAAGAAGCTGGTGGGCGGCGGGGTCCTCAAGATCGTCAACAACACCGTGCCGCTGGCGCTGCAGAAGCTCGGCTACTCCGGCGAGGAGATCGGCGCCACGCTGCAGCACATCGACGAGGTCGAGACCATCGAGGGCGCGCCGGCCCTGCGGGCCGAGCACCTGGCGGTCTTCGACTGCGCCTTCAAGCCGCGCAACGGCTCCCGCACCATCCACTACATGGGCCACATCCGCATGATGGGCGCCACCCAGCCCTTCCTGTCGGGCGCCATCTCCAAGACCGTCAACATGCCGAACTCGGCCACCTCCAAGGACATCGAGCAGGCCTACGCCGAGGCCTGGAAGCTGGGGCTCAAGGCGGTGGCGCTGTACCGCGACGGCTGCAAGCGCAGCCAGCCGCTCAACACCGGCAAGGAGAAGACCAAGGAGGAGGTCGCCGCCGAGGCGCAGGCGGCCGAGCCGCCGCTGGCCCGCCGCCGGCTGGCCGACGAGCGGCGCGCCATCACCCACAAGTTCTCGATCGGCGGCCACGAGGGCTACATGACCGTCGGCATGTACGACGACGGCATGCCCGGCGAGCTCTTCGTGGTGATGGCCAAGGAGGGCTCGGTGGTCTCGGGGCTGATGGACAGCTTCGCCACCTCCATCTCCATGGCGCTGCAGTACGGGGTGCCGCTGCACGTCCTCTGCGACAAGTTCAGCCACACCCGCTTCGAGCCGTCGGGGTTCACCGGCAACCCGGAGATCCCCATCGCCAAGTCGATCACCGACTACATCTTCCGCTGGCTGTCGCTGAAGTTCCTGCCGAGCGAGGACGGCGCCACCCCGGTGGCGGCCCAGGGGACCCTGACCCCGGGGGCCTCCCCCGCCCTGCCGGCCAAGGCGCGCACCGTGGAGGCGGCCCAGGCCAAGCCGACCAAGAGCAGCAACGGCGTGACCTACACCCGCGACACCGACGCGCCGCCCTGCCCCAGCTGCGGCGAGATCACGGTGCGCAACGGCGCCTGCTACAAGTGCAACAACTGCGGGACGACCACCGGCTGCAGCTAGGCTGAGCTCTCATCCGAGGCGCCGCACCGCACAGCGGCGCCGAGCTCTCGGGAGGCCCCGGACGACCGCCACGGTCGCCCCGGGGCCTTCGTCGTTTCGACCCTCCCCGTCCTCCCCCCTCCCGCTCGAGCAGCCCAGCCCCCCGCGAGCAGCTGGTGACGCCGCCCCGCTGAGGACGCCATCCGCCGAGCGGTCCGTGGTCGCCCTGCGCCGGCTTGCCGTAAGATGCCCCGCCGTGAGCGACGCCCCGCACCAGCTCGTCCCTTTCGCCCGCGCGCGGCGGACCGTGGTGGGCGCCCTGGAGGTCGGGGCGCGACGCCACATGATCCACGCCCTGGTGGAGGTGGACGTCACCGAGCCCCGGCGGCGGCTCCGGGCGCTCCGCGAGCGCACCGGCGAGGCGCGCTCCTTCACCGCCTTCGTCGTCTACTGCCTTGCGCGCGCCATCGAGGGCGACCGGCGGCTGCACGCCTACCGGGATTGGCGTGGCCGGCTCGTCCTGTTCGAAGACGTCGACGTGGCGACGCTGGTCGAGCCGGCGGCGGGCCAGGTGGCCATCCCCCACATCCTCCGGGCCGCCAACCGCAGGTCGATCCGCCAGCTCCACGACGAGCTGCGCGCGGTGCAGGCTCGCCCCGCGGCGAGCGCGCAGCACTCCGGCCTCCTGGCGCGCCTCTCCGGCTGGGTGCCAGGCCCCGTCCTGCGGCTCACCCTGCGCGCCCTCGGCCGCGCCCCTCACTGGCTGAAGCGGACCTCGGGCACCACCGTGGTGACGTCGGTTGGGATGTTCGGCGGCGGCGGCGGCTGGGGCATCGGCATCGTCCCGCTCCACACGCTGGCGCTGGTGCTGGGTGGCATCGCCCGCAAGCCCGGCGTGGTGGGCGAGCGGATCGAGCTGCGGGAGTACCTGGCGCTCACCGTCAGCGTGGACCACGACCTCATCGATGGGGCCCCGGCCGCCCGCTTCGTCGAGTCGCTCCGCGCCCTCGTCGAGGGGGCTCACGGCCTCGAGCGGGAGCCTGTACCGGAGCCGGGCGCGCGGTCCGCCCCTCCGGCGGCGGCGCCTCCCTCCGCCTGAGGCGGCGCTGCTCGGACCAGCGCCGGCCGGCCCCACCATCTCCATCCCAGGGGCGCGTTCTTCGGTTGCCTGTGGAGTGGCGAGTAGCCCTCCCTCTGCCCCCCCAAGAAGGATGGTTCGGGCGTCCGAACCGATATCGCTCTGGGCGCCCGAAGGGAGCGGTGCGGGGCCGGTGCGGGGCCGGCAGGTCGCCTCAGGCTCCCTTGCCCTCGACCAGGCGGGCCATCACTTCGTCGCCTTCCTGGCGCAGCCCTTCGGCCACTCCCAGGCGATCCGGGTCGTCGCGGTTCTGGCTGGCCTTCCACTTCCCCTCCAGGCGGCTGATGACCAGCTCCACCCCGACGATGGCCTTCAGCAGGCCGTCGACGTACTCGGGCGGCGCGTCGGCCACCTTCCAGGGCGCCGCGCGCTTGCCCTCGTGCCGGTCGGTGAGGCGCGTCACCAGCTCGAGCAGTGGCGCGCGCTCCTCGAAGAAGCGGACCTCGCCGTGGACGTGGAGGGCGAGATAGTTCCAGGTCGGCACGACCTTGCCGGTGGCCTGCTTCGACGGGTACCAGGACGGCGTCACGTAGGCGTCCGGCCCCATGACCACGGCCAGCGCCGCCGAGCCGGCTGGGGTCGCCCTCCACTGCGGGTTGGCGCGCGCCACGTGACCGACCAGCCGGCCGTGCGGCCCGGGTCCCGGCTCGAGGAGCATCGGGAGGTGGCTCGCGTCGAGCCCCTCCGGCCCCGCGGTGAAGAGGGTCACCAGCCCCGCGCCGCGAAGCGCCTCGTGGAGGACCTCGACCCGGTGCTCGGCGAAGTGGCTGGGCAGGTACATGGCCGGAGCCTAGCCCGCCCCTCCCACTCACCTGAAGTCCCGCGACCGATCCCCCACGGCCGGAGTGAAGGCCGGCGGCGCCACCACCTTCACCCGGTAGACCTGCCGCCCGCCCACCAGCCTCACCGAGCACAGGGTGCTGCCCACCTTGAGCCCGGTGAGGGTG
This window contains:
- a CDS encoding vitamin B12-dependent ribonucleotide reductase, producing the protein MMERDVQSQARKTGKTAKKPSRRGLAVGRYFTTRGVDPAEEMVWETRTASITGEGGAMIFEQRDVEVPKSWSMLATNVVASKYFRGALGAPSRERSVRQLVSRVVKTIAGWGRKDGYFATEEDAAAFEAELSHLVYRQKMSFNSPVWFNVGVEEHPQCSACFINSVADSMDSILKLAHTEGMLFKYGSGTGSNLSKIRSSREMLSGGGEASGPVSFMRGFDAFAGVIKSGGKTRRAAKMVMLDADHPDIVEFVTCKAEEEKKAWALIDAGYDGGFNVRGGAYDSVFFQNANHSIRVSDTFMRAVQEDREWSLTARVDGRSVEMIKARDLMARITESAWLCGDPGMQFDTTINDWHTCSGTDRINGSNPCSEYMFLDDSACNLASLNLMHFRSIDGGFDVESFRKAVDLTILAQEIMVSNAKYPTPAIGKNSEDYRPLGLGYANLGALLMASGLPYDSDGGRAAAGAITALMTGQAYAMSARIAAQTGPFAGYDKNRDPFLRVIRKHQAHVDRIDQRLVEPSLLSAAKVSWAEALKLGLAHGYRNAQVSVLAPTGTIGFMMDCDTTGIEPDIALVKYKKLVGGGVLKIVNNTVPLALQKLGYSGEEIGATLQHIDEVETIEGAPALRAEHLAVFDCAFKPRNGSRTIHYMGHIRMMGATQPFLSGAISKTVNMPNSATSKDIEQAYAEAWKLGLKAVALYRDGCKRSQPLNTGKEKTKEEVAAEAQAAEPPLARRRLADERRAITHKFSIGGHEGYMTVGMYDDGMPGELFVVMAKEGSVVSGLMDSFATSISMALQYGVPLHVLCDKFSHTRFEPSGFTGNPEIPIAKSITDYIFRWLSLKFLPSEDGATPVAAQGTLTPGASPALPAKARTVEAAQAKPTKSSNGVTYTRDTDAPPCPSCGEITVRNGACYKCNNCGTTTGCS
- a CDS encoding 2-oxo acid dehydrogenase subunit E2; the encoded protein is MIHALVEVDVTEPRRRLRALRERTGEARSFTAFVVYCLARAIEGDRRLHAYRDWRGRLVLFEDVDVATLVEPAAGQVAIPHILRAANRRSIRQLHDELRAVQARPAASAQHSGLLARLSGWVPGPVLRLTLRALGRAPHWLKRTSGTTVVTSVGMFGGGGGWGIGIVPLHTLALVLGGIARKPGVVGERIELREYLALTVSVDHDLIDGAPAARFVESLRALVEGAHGLEREPVPEPGARSAPPAAAPPSA
- a CDS encoding FMN-binding negative transcriptional regulator gives rise to the protein MYLPSHFAEHRVEVLHEALRGAGLVTLFTAGPEGLDASHLPMLLEPGPGPHGRLVGHVARANPQWRATPAGSAALAVVMGPDAYVTPSWYPSKQATGKVVPTWNYLALHVHGEVRFFEERAPLLELVTRLTDRHEGKRAAPWKVADAPPEYVDGLLKAIVGVELVISRLEGKWKASQNRDDPDRLGVAEGLRQEGDEVMARLVEGKGA